The proteins below are encoded in one region of Manis pentadactyla isolate mManPen7 chromosome 2, mManPen7.hap1, whole genome shotgun sequence:
- the FAM124A gene encoding protein FAM124A isoform X2, with protein sequence MDPKAGGGQDDDCVDSGAETGGSDYSHVSSTSSELSAGEAQDPFLVSAHIISDPGASQPLQQAVDRLLAWVHPGLPLFRVSERRAPRRRRKAPRAAQPALAVVLFLREAGGQEPILRAHRALQRPPWRHHHAERAPGGLRPYLPCSQDFFSLGPGTPLWAVRPVHYGREAVRFTVYCRHDSYADALGLYGLILGRRPSQRKADFCVFPVFSGPAADVQFSLKRLPCGQAPAPADSCVLEFRVGDLGELVPRLPRPCSPISAGRWQTEDHDGNRILLQVYRTLFFCKASCSGPCFTRGCLKGERRW encoded by the exons GTCCGACTACAGCCATGTGTCCTCTACCAGCA GTGAGCTCTCGGCGGGGGAGGCGCAGGACCCGTTCCTGGTGAGCGCGCACATCATCTCGGACCCGGGGGCCTCGCAGCCCCTGCAGCAGGCGGTGGACAGGCTGCTGGCCTGGGTGCACCCCGGCCTCCCGCTGTTCCGGGTCTCCGAGCGGAGGGCGCCCCGGCGGCGGCGGAAGGCCCCCCGGGCGGCGCAGCCCGCGCTGGCCGTGGTGCTGTTCCTGCGCGAGGCGGGCGGCCAGGAGCCCATCCTGCGGGCGCACCGCGCGCTGCAGCGGCCGCCCTGGCGCCACCACCACGCGGAGCGCGCGCCGGGCGGGCTGCGGCCCTacctgccctgcagccaggaCTTCTTCTCGCTGGGCCCCGGGACGCCGCTGTGGGCCGTGCGGCCCGTGCACTACGGCAGGGAGGCCGTGCGCTTCACCGTCTACTGTCGCCACGACAGCTACGCGGACGCGCTGGGCCTCTACGGGCTCATCCTCGGGCGGCGCCCCAGCCAGAGGAAGGCGGACTTCTGCGTCTTCCCCGTGTTCTCGGGGCCGGCCGCCGACGTCCAGTTCTCCCTGAAGAGGCTGCCCTGCGGCCAGGCGCCGGCGCCCGCCGACTCGTGCGTGCTGGAGTTCCGCGTCGGGGACCTGGGCGAGCTGGTGCCGCGCCTGCCCAGGCCCTGCAGCCCCATCAGCGCGGGCCGCTGGCAGACGGAGGACCACGACGGCAACAGGATCCTCCTGCAG GTATATAGAACTTTGTTTTTCTGCAAAGCCTCTTGCTCTGGTCCCTGTTTTACACGTGGCTGCCTGAAAGGAGAACGTCGGTGGTGA
- the FAM124A gene encoding protein FAM124A isoform X1, with protein MDPKAGGGQDDDCVDSGAETGGSDYSHVSSTSSELSAGEAQDPFLVSAHIISDPGASQPLQQAVDRLLAWVHPGLPLFRVSERRAPRRRRKAPRAAQPALAVVLFLREAGGQEPILRAHRALQRPPWRHHHAERAPGGLRPYLPCSQDFFSLGPGTPLWAVRPVHYGREAVRFTVYCRHDSYADALGLYGLILGRRPSQRKADFCVFPVFSGPAADVQFSLKRLPCGQAPAPADSCVLEFRVGDLGELVPRLPRPCSPISAGRWQTEDHDGNRILLQAQRVHKKFPKLDRAQYAEQKPRSGLALSVTAPSCSPGSSQQPPLDGSHPGRSHTRLPAGHLQELARRACSPPSHPWPFPRSKSLFCLPSREPSTAPSAAPQWLSNTGAPGHRASGRRHSHLLSVDDLEGAQETDVDTGLSVVSACSAPSRCCSSVQTALPTEGHRNHGSKHKGSREGPLPTGSGGTREPSRACLPFFTRGSSSSSATACSASPLTEPPPGLPCEAPAARQMGRDVPPPAVLARPGDDDPEEFYI; from the exons GTCCGACTACAGCCATGTGTCCTCTACCAGCA GTGAGCTCTCGGCGGGGGAGGCGCAGGACCCGTTCCTGGTGAGCGCGCACATCATCTCGGACCCGGGGGCCTCGCAGCCCCTGCAGCAGGCGGTGGACAGGCTGCTGGCCTGGGTGCACCCCGGCCTCCCGCTGTTCCGGGTCTCCGAGCGGAGGGCGCCCCGGCGGCGGCGGAAGGCCCCCCGGGCGGCGCAGCCCGCGCTGGCCGTGGTGCTGTTCCTGCGCGAGGCGGGCGGCCAGGAGCCCATCCTGCGGGCGCACCGCGCGCTGCAGCGGCCGCCCTGGCGCCACCACCACGCGGAGCGCGCGCCGGGCGGGCTGCGGCCCTacctgccctgcagccaggaCTTCTTCTCGCTGGGCCCCGGGACGCCGCTGTGGGCCGTGCGGCCCGTGCACTACGGCAGGGAGGCCGTGCGCTTCACCGTCTACTGTCGCCACGACAGCTACGCGGACGCGCTGGGCCTCTACGGGCTCATCCTCGGGCGGCGCCCCAGCCAGAGGAAGGCGGACTTCTGCGTCTTCCCCGTGTTCTCGGGGCCGGCCGCCGACGTCCAGTTCTCCCTGAAGAGGCTGCCCTGCGGCCAGGCGCCGGCGCCCGCCGACTCGTGCGTGCTGGAGTTCCGCGTCGGGGACCTGGGCGAGCTGGTGCCGCGCCTGCCCAGGCCCTGCAGCCCCATCAGCGCGGGCCGCTGGCAGACGGAGGACCACGACGGCAACAGGATCCTCCTGCAG GCACAGAGGGTGCACAAGAAGTTTCCGAAACTGGACAGAGCCCAGTACGCAGAGCAGAAACCTCGCTCCGGGCTGGCCCTGAGCGTCACCGCCCCGAGCTGCTCACCCGGTAGCAGTCAGCAGCCCCCACTGGACGGTTCACACCCAGGGCGCAGCCACACACGCCTGCCTGCCGGGCACCTGCAGGAACTTGCCAGGCGAGCCTGCAGCCCTCCCAGCCACCCCTGGCCTTTCCCGAGAAGCAAGTCCTTGTTCTGTCTGCCCTCCAGAGAGCCCTCCACGGCCCCGTCAGCTGCACCACAGTGGCTCTCAAACACAGGTGCCCCGGGACACAGGGCATCAGGGAGAAGGCACAGCCACCTTCTCTCTGTTGATGACCTAGAGGGGGCGCAGGAGACGGACGTGGACACGGGCCTCTCTGTGGTCTCTGCCTGCTCTGCACCCAGTAGGTGCTGCAGCTCCGTGCAAACAGCCCTCCCCACCGAGGGACACCGCAACCACGGGTCAAAGCACAAGGGTTCCCGAGAAGGACCACTGCCCACAGGGAGCGGGGGGACCAGGGAGCCCTCCAGGGCCTGCCTCCCCTTCTTCACCAGAGGGTCTTCCAGCTCTTCGGCCACAGCCTGCAGCGCCTCCCCGCTCACAGAGCCGCCCCCGGGGCTACCCTGTGAGGCTCCCGCAGCCCGGCAGATGGGCAGAGATGTCCCCCCACCCGCAGTGCTGGCCAGGCCTGGGGACGACGACCCGGAGGAGTTCTACATCTGA